A region from the Drosophila ananassae strain 14024-0371.13 chromosome 2L, ASM1763931v2, whole genome shotgun sequence genome encodes:
- the LOC6500428 gene encoding putative transcription factor capicua isoform X6: MKDAADVTAVAVATTIPTTRTARSPITTRTHTHVAATKGAASKMLSAANATATAAAAAAIATVAAETYVITATNKQQQQQQQQPQQQQQVFVVAPNKMVIPATGATIAGIPTATTTAAAEQQQQQQQQPPQQQQQNILFQPHLQTTTTAVTSTPQQQQQQHQQQQQPPQPRQHPKKRKFDPAELDKTEQQHLPHPHQQQHHLQSLQKQQKPADTNGNSNSSSSDGLTNGNVAAVQQQQHQLHRMIGAGAGNSSSSSSSSNNSSDIKQQQQRIIIASPLQHGSSGSGSTYKQHVAASSSSNNSSHAPTINHQQRTHTPTTAVYYPQQQQQQQQRFSFNSHNQQHVQEQHQQSLLDLSEWNNTRVLAKIHNHYASGIIRQVQEAAADSILVEFDSADLGSRLYPDVLHQGCCHVILDASPPMADITLDARVCVRQRVEGRGGAGSSGSFVYVEGVITGINHATKQYTVQLMGEEMNTSKVVCRADLRLLQPPWWDELNELTPPSGAAAAPAVVYKRKVSAGASGEAMGMPSGNIVYPKTASGTPLTFVATRYDGKLPTAPATPTNQQQQQQHLVKHEEYYRTTATSPFQTRPALAGLSHGSADQSAQSHPQQANGLPDIVISPGSNGQHLKIQHQQQQSSRGYDDYDSDDELKRVGIGNSPAAGDLDTEKMSACSKRSSMQSRGSTSSLLDQRLTPRSHPATPRSQATTPHRFKKGDIVESESGVRKKYNGKQWRRLCMLCTKESQRRGYCSRHLNQKGNNSALPSSTGPGRLLSDSRSSSKTQIDEDTSRDSETSPNYRVKGRYDQEETDAAVMLVSLSSSRSATPSYTSPVNHAGASPLNAIAHSPVNVSTSHRQNFFTPIANQSQQQQQHVPQQQQQQQQQQSQQQQQQQPVAIPLDGKWKATPSPVLYNPNNNNNNNLWEASSSNQMGGTAASNAAAATAQQPLPPQTTPVSLVMHAPPPHHQMPQPHQQPQQHHLHHHHQPPPPPAAHHSQSSLPAPTAPPLGSGNTTSVIRISSSQPPQQSHSHVVVSGSQTFHPVIVDATQLAVQPMPPATVSFHQPNTPTPTSVAASVATLSGQEKVMPKNGYNAPSHAWYKLLPQMPPITKVPPIASAIPTSTAAGSYNVVMLQQQQQQQQQQQEQQQQQQSPPQMPLNHNNNHLIVPGPLTSPNKPLNCSMSDAKAAAAAAAASQQQQQQEEPDDQLDDDVFETTAAGSNSSNKKQTAAMRLPTYNSNIRKIEECHDASDGAAGAPVTSAAKRRSQSLSALQQQQQQAAASGAGGAAAAAAAAGQPANKKIRRPMNAFMIFSKKHRKMVHKKHPNQDNRTVSKILGEWWYALKPEQKAQYHELASSVKDAHFKLHPEWKWCSKDRRKSSTSTAAAGGKGQGAAGAGDAKQRLVSVDGSDSLEQDMCPSTPGGSGSGGVASEMQGDIIPLTIDNYNSASDDAPTTISMKGNNGNEKLLKNEMPSDEDEQMLVVEDERPQAQQPQARKLDLHCRERVNDSDMDDAPFDYRKQQPDTDQRQPEEHSTSGANGQAMGAPLAGGSDREITLKPKAIKAHSVLENTMLSYPSMSIYKKYTSPKNPIGVTPFQPTGGAFKSMPISPKGGSGKPEDSAGLQAHIKQEDIKQEPPSPYKLNGGSVSAGPGGVVGSQPPGSSGVGAIFNFNVPTATALSQKQFHYPMHHPHPSPTDLRAAHQACVPSSPAAMGLGHPASIATPPASAPAQIMGGGPTPGQKVFFAMSNPYQLLQRSHQPGTPSLEQLQLDAFAPGNYIFKNHNGLTLPPPVSAQPTMLLHGYAPSHSAEPPASSPSYKSMPSTPKSATYLMSAPPERGMEGGMGGGGSAAAASASGGDESDMDADGQQFILAPTPAQLGRAPLQRRKNLSQSKSENNVSFSGNLGASNGQHIGRKMHSPTVMETSSPIIGHVNNSSLSSALPTPTSSTTTPNSDEQLPLTPTTSSVTSTQTPKSPMKGTPGSTAAALKKKNDEMNNVLKQVDFEKKYKALPQFQPEDCQSPSAIAVPSSPRVYGTNYRKKNTAPPPVQKLMSEDDSIDEPASAPPTTTQRFFGPDFTNELKELESSDQTGRSPRTPKTPLQSARSDASEKGHRKVLETRRNLVMKLFAEYGNFPSAQATIAFQIRHIDVFPRKQDLQLKIREVRQKLLGQASCTPHSAGPNTPSDANLTALSSGGLSAQATNAPPTTAGAHQSHPHAEQQKSHVVGK; encoded by the exons AT GAAGGATGCTGCTGATGTCACCGCCGTTGcagtagcaacaacaatacCAACAACAAGAACAGCCAGGAGCCCAATAACAACAAGAACACATACACATGTTGCTGCCACGAAGGGAGCTGCTAGTAAAATGCTCAGCGCTGCcaatgcaactgcaacagcagcagcagcagccgcgaTTGCCACAGTCGCAGCCGAGACTTATGTCATAAcagcaacaaacaaacagcagcagcagcagcaacagcaaccgcaacaacagcaacaagtctTTGTTGTTGCCCCAAACAAAATGGTGATACCAGCAACAGGAGCAACAATCGCCGGTataccaacagcaacaacaacagcagccgccgagcagcaacaacaacaacagcaacagcctccccaacaacaacagcaaaatATATTGTTTCAACCACACctacaaacaacaacaacagcagtaACCAGCACAcctcagcaacagcagcagcaacatcagcaacaacaacaaccacctCAGCCGCGGCAACATCCCAAGAAGCGAAAATTTGATCCAGCAGAGCTGGACAAAACAGAACAACAGCATCTCCCGCATCcccatcagcagcagcatcatctGCAAAGTCTGCAGAAGCAGCAGAAACCCGCCGATACTAATGGCAATAGcaatagcagcagcagcgatgGGCTGACCAATGGCAATGTTGCTGCcgtgcagcaacagcaacatcagttGCATCGCATGATCGGTGCAGGCGCCGGtaatagcagcagcagcagcagcagcagcaacaacagtagCGATAttaagcagcaacaacaacgcatTATCATTGCATCCCCACTGCAACATGggagcagtggcagtggcagtacTTACAAGCAACATGTTGcagccagcagcagtagcaacaATAGTAGCCATGCACCAACAATAAATCATCAGCAACGCACACACACGCCCACAACGGCAGTTTACTatccacaacaacaacagcaacaacaacaacgttTTAGCTTTAATTCACACAATCAGCAACATGTACAGGAGCAACATCAGCAATCCTTGCTCGATCTCAGCGAGTGGAACAACACGCGTGTCCTAGCCAAAATCCACAATCACTATGCCTCCGGCATTATACGACAAGTGCAGGAGGCGGCAGCTGATTCAATACTCGTGGAATTCGATTCCGCCGATCTGGGGTCACGCCTATATCCGGACGTGTTGCATCAGGGCTGTTGCCATGTGATACTCGACGCCAGCCCGCCCATGGCGGAT atTACACTGGATGCTCGAGTTTGTGTGCGCCAGAGGGTTGAAGGACGTGGCGGCGCTGGGAGCTCCGGAAGTTTCGTTTACGTGGAGGGCGTCATAACTGGCATCAATCATGCCACGAAGCAATATACGGTGCAATTGATGGGGGAAGAAATG aACACCTCTAAGGTGGTGTGTCGCGCCGATCTTCGCCTGCTGCAGCCGCCCTGGTGGGACGAGCTTAACGAGCTAACACCACCGAGTGGAGCAGCAGCTGCCCCAGCTGTCGTATACAAGCGTAAGGTTTCCGCCGGAGCATCTGGCGAGGCGATGGGCATGCCAAGTGGCAATATTGTTTATCCCAAAACGGCCAGCGGAACACCATTGACCTTTGTGGCAACACGTTATGATGGCAAGTTGCCCACAGCTCCGGCCACGCCAACGaaccaacaacagcagcaacagcacctCGTGAAACATGAAGAGTATTATCGGACGACGGCCACGTCGCCGTTCCAGACGCGTCCGGCACTCGCTGGCCTGTCTCATGGATCAGCGGATCAGTCAGCGCAGTCGCATCCCCAGCAGGCTAACGGCCTGCCGGACATCGTGATCTCCCCGGGCAGTAACGGACAGCACCTAAAGATacaacaccagcagcaacaatcGTCACGGGGCTACGACGACTATGACTCGGACGATGAGCTGAAACGGGTGGGCATCGGTAACTCACCGGCTGCCGGCGACCTGGACACGGAGAAGATGAGCGCCTGCAGCAAGCGGAGCAGCATGCAGAGTCGCGGCAGTACGTCCAGTTTACTCGACCAGAGGCTCACACCAAGATCTCATCCAGCAACCCCAAG ATCTCAGGCCACCACGCCGCACCGCTTCAAGAAGGGAGACATTGTGGAGTCGGAGTCCGGTGTACGTAAAAAGTATAACGGTAAACAGTGGCGCCGCCTGTGCATGCTCTGCACCAAGGAATCTCAGAGGCGAGGCTACTGTTCGCGACATCTCAACCAGAAGGGCAACAACAGCGCCCTTCCCTCATCCACCGGACCAGGTCGACTGCTAAG tGACAGCCGATCGAGCAGCAAGACACAGATCGACGAGGACACCTCCCGCGACTCGGAGACATCGCCCAATTACAGGGTCAAAGGTCGCTACGATCAAGAGGAGACTGATGCTGCCGTCATGCTGG TGTCGCTGAGCAGCTCCCGGTCCGCCACGCCATCGTACACATCGCCCGTGAACCACGCCGGAGCCTCTCCGTTGAATGCCATTGCCCACTCGCCGGTGAACGTCTCCACCAGTCACAGGCAGAACTTCTTCACTCCCATCGCCAATCAatcgcagcagcaacaacaacatgtgccacaacagcagcagcagcagcagcaacagcagtcacaacaacaacaacaacaacaacctgTGGCCATACCGCTGGATGGCAAGTGGAAAGCAACGCCCAGTCCAGTGCTCTACAAtcccaacaacaataataacaacaatttATGGgaggccagcagcagcaaccaaaTGGGAGGCACTGCAGCATCcaatgctgctgctgctactgcccAGCAACCACTGCCGCCACAAACGACGCCCGTATCGCTGGTGATGCACGCCCCACCGCCGCACCACCAGATGCCCCAACCTCaccagcagccgcagcagcaccATCTTCACCATCACCACcagccgccaccgccacctgCCGCTCATCACAGCCAGTCGAGCCTGCCAGCCCCCACAGCCCCGCCCCTGGGCAGCGGCAACACCACCAGCGTCATTCGcatctccagcagccagccgccccagcagtccCATTCCCATGTGGTGGTGTCCGGCAGCCAAACGTTTCATCCGGTGATTGTGGATGCCACACAGCTGGCAGTGCAGCCGATGCCGCCCGCCACGGTTTCATTTCATCAGCCCAACACGCCGACACCCACCTCAGTGGCTGCCTCGGTGGCGACTCTCAGTGGCCAGGAGAAGGTGATGCCAAAAAACG GATACAATGCGCCTAGCCATGCCTGGTATAAGCTGCTCCCACAGATGCCACCAATAACAAAGGTGCCACCCATCGCATCGGCTATACCAACCTCAACCGCGGCTGGTAGTTACAACGTGGTCatgctgcaacagcaacagcaacagcagcagcagcaacaagagcagcagcagcaacagcagtcgCCGCCACAGATGCCGCTCAACCACAATAACAACCATCTGATTGTGCCTGGTCCACTCACTTCGCCCAACAAGCCACTCAACTGCTCCATGAGCGATGCCAAAgcggcagctgcagcagcggcggccagtcagcagcagcagcagcaggaggagcCGGATGACCAGCTGGACGACGATGTGTTCGAGACAACGGCGGCAggaagcaacagcagcaacaagaaGCAAACGGCAGCCATGCGACTGCCAACGTACAACAGCAATATCCGGAAGATTGAGGAGTGCCACGATGCGAGTGATGGGGCAGCTGGGGCACCAGTAACCTCGGCTGCCAAGAGGCGGAGCCAATCGTTGAGTGctctgcaacagcagcagcaacaagcgGCAGCTTCTGGAGCTGGtggtgcagcagcagccgcagcggCAGCTGGGCAGCCGGCGAACAAGAAGATCCGACGGCCCATGAATGCCTTTATGATCTTCTCGAAGAAACACCGCAAGATGGTGCACAAGAAGCATCCCAACCAGGACAACCGGACTGTGAGCAAGATTCTGGGCGAATGGTGGTACGCTCTGAAGCCGGAGCAGAAGGCCCAGTACCACGAGCTGGCCAGCTCGGTGAAGGATGCCCACTTTAAGCTGCATCCGGAGTGGAAGTGGTGCTCGAAGGATCGTCGGAAGTCCTCCACCTCGACGGCTGCCGCTGGTGGCAAGGGGCAAGGAGCCGCTGGAGCAGGTGACGCCAAGCAGCGCCTCGTATCGGTTGATGGCTCCGACTCCCTGGAACAGGACATGTGCCCCTCGACGCCGGGCGGTAGTGGCAGTGGTGGCGTGGCATCCGAAATGCAGGGCGACATCATACCGCTGACCATCGACAACTACAACAGCGCCAGCGATGACGCGCCCACCACGATCTCCATGAAGGGAAACAACGGAAACGAAAAACTGCTTAAGAACGAAATGCCGTCGGATGAGGACGAGCAGATGCTGGTCGTGGAGGACGAGCGCCCGCAGGCGCAGcaacctcaagccaggaaACTCGATCTGCACTGCCGCGAGCGGGTGAACGACTCGGACATGGACGATGCCCCCTTCGATTATCGCAAACAGCAGCCCGACACGGATCAG CGCCAGCCGGAGGAGCACAGCACATCCGGTGCCAATGGCCAGGCCATGGGCGCACCACTGGCCGGCGGAAGCGATCGGGAGATCACCCTCAAGCCGAAGGCCATCAAGGCCCACTCGGTGCTGGAGAACACCATGCTGTCATATCCCTCGATGTCCATCTACAAGAAGTACACTAGTCCCAAGAACCCAATCGGTGTAACACCATTCCAACCAACAG GCGGCGCCTTCAAGTCGATGCCCATTAGCCCCAAGGGCGGCAGTGGCAAGCCGGAGGACTCTGCCGGTCTGCAGGCACATATCAAGCAGGAGGACATTAAGCAGGAGCCGCCATCGCCCTACAAGCTGAACGGTGGCTCCGTGTCCGCTGGACCGGGCGGCGTGGTTGGCTCCCAGCCACCAGGTAGCAGCGGGGTGGGTGCCATCTTCAACTTCAATGTGCCAACGGCGACGGCTTTGAGTCAGAAGCAGTTCCACTACCCGATGCATCATCCCCACCCGAGTCCGACCGATCTGAGAG CTGCCCATCAGGCGTGTGTTCCCTCGTCGCCGGCGGCCATGGGATTGGGTCATCCGGCCAGCATCGCCACGCCGCCCGCCTCGGCGCCAGCTCAAATAATGGGAGGTGGTCCAACGCCCGGACAGAAGGTGTTCTTCGCCATGAGCAATCCC TATCAATTGCTCCAGCGTTCCCATCAACCGGGCACACCGAGCCTCGAACAACTGCAGCTGGATGCCTTCGCCCCGGGCAACTACATCTTCAAGAACCACAACGGACTTACCCTACCACCGCCGGTCAGTGCCCAGCCCACAATGCTGTTGCACGGATATGCGCCCAGCCATAGTGCCGAGCCACCGGCCAGCTCGCCGTCCTACAAGTCCATGCCTTCCACACCGAAATCGGCCACATACCTCATGAGTGCGCCACCGGAACGGGGCATGGAGGGCGGCATGGGTGGTGGAGGTTCTGCCGCGGCAGCGTCAGCTAGTGGTGGCGATGAGAGTGACATGGATGCGGATGGCCAGCAGTTCATACTGGCTCCGACACCGGCTCAGTTGGGACGAGCTCCGCTTCAGCGGCGCAAGAATCTAT CGCAAAGCAAGTCGGAGAACAATGTGTCGTTTTCCGGCAATCTGGGAGCCAGCAATGGCCAGCACATCGGCCGGAAGATGCACTCGCCCACGGTGATGGAGACCTCGTCCCCCATCATCGGGCATGTGAACAACAGTAGTCTCAGCTCGGCCCTGCCCACACCCACCTCCTCAACGACCACGCCCAACAGCGACGAGCAACTGCCTCTGACGCCGACCACCAGCTCCGTCACCAGCACCCAAACGCCCAAATCTCCCATGAAGGGAACGCCAGGATCGACAGCTGCGGCCCTTAAGAAGAAGAACGACGAGATGAACAA TGTTCTCAAACAGGTGGACTTTGAGAAGAAGTACAAGGCCCTGCCCCAATTCCAGCCGGAGGACTGTCAGTCGCCCAGTGCCATAGCTGTGCCATCTTCGCCGCGAGTCTACGGCACCAATTACCGGAAAAAGAACACTGCTCCGCCACCGGTGCAGAAGCTAA TGAGTGAGGACGATTCTATTGACGAGCCAGCTTCAGCACCACCCACCACTACTCAGCGCTTCTTTGGCCCTGATTTTACCAATGAGTTAAAGG AACTGGAGAGTTCCGATCAGACGGGTCGCTCTCCACGCACCCCGAAGACACCACTGCAGAGCGCTCGATCCGATGCCAGCGAAAAGGGACATCGCAAGGTGCTGGAGACCCGTCGCAACCTGGTCATGAAGCTGTTTGCAGAGTACGGTAACTTCCCGTCTGCCCAGGCTACCATTGCCTTTCAG ATCAGGCACATTGATGTGTTTCCTCGCAAACAAGATTTGCAGTTGAAGATCCGGGAAGTACGCCAGAAACTGCTTGGCCAGGCATCCTGCACACCGCACTCGGCCGGTCCCAACACCCCGTCCGACGCCAACCTGACAGCTCTAAGTAGCGGTGGCCTAAGTGCCCAGGCAACCAATGCACCACCCACCACAGCAG GTGCGCACCAATCACACCCACATGCCGAGCAACAAAAGTCACATGTTGTGGGAAAATGA